A part of Aegilops tauschii subsp. strangulata cultivar AL8/78 chromosome 2, Aet v6.0, whole genome shotgun sequence genomic DNA contains:
- the LOC109766000 gene encoding homeobox protein knotted-1-like 12: MDQRSFGNLGAGEGGSSSSKASSSFLQLQPLSTTTVASGPGPMGGTYYGTPLALHQAAAAAGSSQYQFHHHKSSGEEISQAEAEAIKAKIMAHPQYTALLVAYLDCQKVGAPPDVLERLTAMAAKLDAHPPGRLHEARDPELDQFMEAYCNMLAKYREELTRPIEEAMEFLKRVEAQLDSITGGGHGSARLSLADGKCEGAGSSEDEMDASGRENEPPEIDPRAEDKELKYQLLKKYSGYLSSLRQEFSKKKKKGKLPKEARQKLLHWWELHYKWPYPSETEKIALAESTGLDQKQINNWFINQRKRHWKPSEDMPFVMMEGFHPQNAAALYMDGQFMADGMYSLGS; this comes from the exons ATGGATCAGAGAAGCTTTGGGAATCTCGGAGCTGGAGAAGGgggcagcagcagctccaaggCTTCTTCATCCTTCCTGCAGCTGCAGCCACTGTCGACAACGACGGTGGCTTCCGGGCCAGGCCCGATGGGCGGAACGTACTACGGCACGCCGCTCGCGTTGCACCAGGCCGCCGCAGCCGCCGGGTCGTCGCAGTACCAGTTCCACCACCACAAGAGCAGCGGCGAGGAGATCTCGCAAGCGGAGGCTGAGGCCATTAAGGCCAAGATCATGGCGCACCCCCAGTACACCGCCCTCCTCGTCGCCTACCTCGACTGCCAGAAA GTCGGTGCGCCGCCGGACGTGCTGGAGCGGCTGACGGCCATGGCAGCGAAGCTTGACGCCCACCCGCCGGGCCGGCTGCACGAGGCTCGCGACCCAGAGCTCGACCAGTTCATG GAGGCATATTGCAACATGCTCGCCAAGTACAGGGAGGAGCTGACGCGGCCGATAGAGGAGGCCATGGAGTTCCTCAAGCGAGTGGAGGCGCAGCTTGACTCCATCACCGGCGGTGGCCACGGCTCCGCGCGCCTCTCCCTTGCCG ATGGAAAATGTGAAGGCGCTGGCTCTTCTGAGGATGAAATGGACGCTAGCGGGCGTGAAAATGAGCCGCCAGAGATAGACCCACGCGCTGAGGACAAGGAGCTCAAGTACCAGCTTCTGAAGAAGTACAGTGGCTACCTGAGCAGCCTCCGGCAAGAGTtctccaagaagaagaagaaggggaagcTCCCAAAGGAGGCCAGGCAGAAGCTACTTCACTGGTGGGAGCTGCACTACAAGTGGCCTTACCCCTCG GAGACAGAAAAGATCGCGCTTGCGGAATCGACAGGGCTAGACCAGAAACAGATCAACAACTGGTTCATTAACCAGAGGAAACGGCATTGGAAACCGTCTGAGGACATGCCATTTGTCATGATGGAAGGATTCCACCCACAGAATGCCGCTGCCCTCTACATGGACGGTCAGTTCATGGCTGACGGCATGTACAGCCTTGGTTCGTGA